In one window of Camelina sativa cultivar DH55 chromosome 15, Cs, whole genome shotgun sequence DNA:
- the LOC104744997 gene encoding DNA topoisomerase 2, with translation MAIMASSMRILMELKDLLEDPPSNCSAVLEELKLEYYELRKRIQIKKLELEKLKLENRLRFVQEVNSGEIVVNDREKADLYEELRQRGYTPFPNKPKPAGDFDADEEFDDELLILENKVKFIGGVISGEIEVIDKKKAHLVQELRQRGFTPFPKPVEGAVAGTSDAAEESEYGYLLTLASKTMPQEKAEQFLAEADEPDFESLDMDLQKLEFNDAQGDKEREAAQINIRGQCWSFSMCTREETLIYG, from the exons ATGGCTATCATGGCTTCTTCGATGAGGATTTTGATGGAGCTCAAGGATCTCCTGGAGGATCCTCCTTCCAATTGCAGCGCAG TCCTTGAAGAGCTCAAGCTTGAATACTATGAGCTGAGAAAG AGGATTCAGATAAAGAAGTTGGAACTTGAGAAACTGAAACTAGAAAACAGATTGAGGTTTGTTCAAGAGGTTAACAGTGGTGAAATCGTAGTGAACGATAGGGAGAAAGCTGATCTgtatgaggagttgagacagagaGGATATACACCATTTCCGAACAAGCCCAAGCCTGCTGGTGATTTTGATGCAGATGAAGAATTTGATGATGAGTTGCTGATACTAGAAAACAAGGTCAAGTTTATTGGTGGAGTAATAAGTGGAGAAATCGAAGTGATTGATAAGAAGAAGGCTCATCTTGTTCAAGAGTTGAGACAGAGAGGATTCACACCATTTCCAAAGCCTGTCGAAGGTGCTGTTGCTGGTACATCTGATGCAGCTGAAGAATCTGAGTATGGCTACTTATTGACATTGGCTAGTAAAACTATGCCTCAAGAGAAAGCTGAGCAGTTCTTGGCAGAAGCTGATGAGCCAGACTTTGAGTCTCTTGACATGGATCTGCAGAAACTTGAATTCAACGATGCTCAAGgtgacaaagagagagaagcagcaCAAATCAATATCAGGGGACAGTGCTGGAGCTTCAGCATGTGCACCAGAGAAGAGACTCTTATCTATGGATGa